The following is a genomic window from Marinobacter sp. NP-4(2019).
GTATCCTGAATATGGTTTTCCAGTGAGTCGTTGTCGTCCAGTACCGCCGCAATGCCGCCCTGTGCCCAGAGCGTCGCTCCACTGCTGATGTCGGCCTTGCTCACGACACAGACATTGAGATGTTCCGGCAGGTTAAGGGCAACGGTCAGTCCGGCAGCACCGCTGCCGATAATCAGGACATCGTATTCATGAGATTGTGGCATTGGGTCGTTATCGCGGGCCATAATGTGGACGTGTATTGAACTAAACTTTACGCTTGCTGTCTATTTGCCCTGACGCGGGCAGGCCTGAAAGGGTCGATTCCCGTTCTTGACGTGGACGCCGGACAGCATCATGACGCAAACCAAATCGAGACAGGCAGGCCAGGTGGCTATTGACTGTAAGGGTCCCGGCAATCCGTCCATGACTCCGGATAGTGATCAATACAAGGGAGAGATCCCCGACAGCCAGACCGATCTTCAGCTCGTGCGCAAAGTGCGTCATGGTGATCGGGCGGCGTTTGATCTTCTTGTCGTCAAGTATCAGTCCCGCGTGGCCTCCATCATCAGTCGATATGTCTACGACAGCCAGGAGGTGCTGGACCTGACCCAGGAGACCTTTGTGAAGGCCTTCCGGGCGATGGACCGGTTCCGTGGTGATAGTGCGTTCTATACCTGGCTCTACCGGATCGCAGTAAATACCGCAAAGAACTTCCTCGAATCCCGTGGGCGCCGCCCTCAGGGCAGCGCCGATGTGACCGAAGCCGAGAACTTCGAGGATGGTTCCAGGCTGCGGGATAACGCATCGCCGGAGAAGCTGCTTCAGCGGGAACAGTTGCAACAGGAGTTGGGGCGGGCAATATCGAACCTTCCCGAGGAACTCCGGTCCGCTTTTTTGCTCAGAGAATATGATGGCCTGAGTTATGAGGATATTGCACGCATACTGGAGTGCCCCATTGGTACTGTGCGGTCTCGCATTTTCAGAGCCCGGGATGCTGTAGACCGACAGCTCGGGCCGTTACTTAATAATTCCCTGACGTGAATGAGGTTGCATCCCATGGATGATCGTCTCAGAGAAACACTGTCGGCCATGATGGATGACGAAGCGGATGAGCTCTCCGTCCGACGGCTGTTGTCCCATGGTGAGCAGAAAGATGTGCGCTCCCAGTGGCAGCGTTGGCAGCAGGTGAGGGATATTATGCACCAGGGCCACGTCCCGGAGGACGTGATTGATGTCAGTGTTGGTGTGAGGCATGCGCTCGCAAACAGTGACACCACCTGTTCCGAAAGGATGCCAGTGGACGTCAGTCCCTCCAGCAGGCGCTGGCACTGGTCTGCCATTGCCATGGTTAGCCTGGCACTTATTGTGGGTTTTGGTGTCGGGGCTGGCTGGGACGCATCTGAGCTCGACGGGGCGGTCGCAGGCGTTGCCGGCGTCGGAGAGCCTGTGGTTTCGGAAGAAACGGAAAGTAAGGTGCAGGAAGTTGCCCTGCAAGGCCTGGATGAGGAACAGTGGGATCATTTGAGCCGATACCTGCTTGAGCATGCCCAGCACAATAGCGTTGGAGCTGGTCGGGGGGCCGTTGGCTATGCCCGGTTGGTCAGTGCGTCCGCGCCGGCTTACTAGTATTCAGGAGTGAAAGGGTTGATGTATAACTGGCTGGCAGTCATCCGGGATGCGGGGGTTAGCAGATTCTGTTTTCTGGTGGTTGCGGTTTTTTGCCTGAGCTGGCCCGCTGCTGTCAGTGGGGAGGCAGCGGCCGCGGCCGGGAACGCTCCACAATCCGCAGAACAATGGCTGGCTCGTTTGGGGCCAGCCCTCAATATGACGTCTTATCGCGGCGTGTTCGTGTATGCCCGTGGTGATCAGGTCAGTTCCCTGCAAATTGCTCACCGGTACCGTGACGGTGTCGTTGAAGAGCGTTTGGTGCTTCAGGATGGTGGTAGCGGTGAAATCGTTCGCAAGGGCATGCGAGTAGTCTGCGTATTGCCGGACCAGGGACGGGTTCAGTTGGACCAGGTCATTCCCTCTGGTCCCTTTGCCGAGGCGTTTTCAAGCCAGCTTATGCCGGTGATTCGTTGGTACAGCCCGGAATTGATGGGGGAAGACCGGGTGGCCGGCTATGACGTTGTCAAGATCGCTCTCAAGGCCAGGGATGAGCACCGGTACAGTCACCGGTTATGGCTTGAGAAATCGACCGGCTTGCTGGTAAAGAGTCACGTCCGCTCCGATACCGATGAGGTGTTGGAACATTTCCAGTTCACCAGTCTGGAAATTACCGACAATCTGCCGGACAGCGAATTTGAAGTGCAGACGGAAGGTAAAGAGGTGGAGCGTACGCTCGGCGGTGATCCCTCATCTTCCCCGGCGCCAAGGATGGATGGCTGGGTACTGCGCTGGCAACCAGAAGGGTTCATGCCTGCCGCAGCCCCCCGTTCCGGCAATGGTCAGGCGGTTGCATTTTCAGATGGTCTGGCGGCGTTTTCCGTATTTGTTGAGCCCGCGGGGCGGATTTCCATGCCGACGGGCGCGTCCCGGATCGGGGCCACGACCGTATACATCAACCAGTTGGATGTTGAGGGGCGCCCGTTTATGGTGACAGTTGTGGGCGAGGTCCCTCCGGCAACAGCAAAGAAAGTCGCGGAATCCGTGGAGGTGGATAATGCCATGGCGTATGAGACGGCCACACGATGATTACTGAAAATGGCAGGGTTGTGGCGATTGATGGGGAACGGGCCTGGGTGCAGACCATACGTAACAGTGCCTGTCAGAGCTGTGCCGCCCGGCATGGATGCGGTCAGCGTGCGCTGGCTGGTGTGACGGGCGGGCGTGCCAACCAGGTGCTGGTAGCCAACGAACTGGATGCCAGGGTGGGGGACGAGGTGACCCTGGCGATTGATGAAGCAGCCCTGTTACGGGCGTCCCTGCTGGTCTATGCCGTGCCACTGTTGTTGATGGTGACAGGGGCCGTGTTGGGGCACGGAGCCGGTGGACAGGACTTGGTTGCCATCGCTGGGGCTCTGACCGGTTTGGCGGGTGGGTTTATGCTGATTCGGTGGTTGCAGCGCCGATCCGCTCATCGTTACGAACCCCGACTGATCCGGATAGTCCCGGGCATGGGCGGTGATGTGTCTGCAAATCCTACCGTTTCGTAAGTTGAAAATTGCAGGTCTGACCTCAGAATGTGTGTAAAGCTCTGATAAGCAGGGGGTTCTAAATGTTAATAACTAACCAAGAGTACAGAACGCCGGTCACAACCTCTGGTGGTTTGTCCACGGCCACGGTAGTCGTTCTGTGCCTGATGGTGTTTTTTTTCTGGGCCCAGGGGGCCAGTGCCCGCAGTCTTCCGGACTTCACCGAGCTGGTGGAGGATAACTCCAACGCTGTGGTCAATATCAGTACGACCAGTAAACCGGCCCGACGGGGTGGCTATCCGGGTGTTCCATTTGATGAGCGCCAGCTGGAACAGCTGCCGGAATTTTTCCAGGAGTTTTTCCGGGGGCCTCAATCTCCTTACGGTGGCAGTCCGGGGCGCGCGCAGCCCCGCCAGTCCATGGGGTCTGGTTTTATTGTTTCGAAAGACGGTTATGTGTTGACCAACAATCATGTTGTCGAGGGTGCTGACGAGATTGTCGTACGCCTGAGTGATCGCCGGGAGTTGCAGGCGACCCTGGTGGGTACTGATCCCCGCTCCGATATGGCGGTACTGAAGATCGAGAACGGTGATGACCTGCCGGTCGTCAAAATTGGTCGTTCCCGGGATCTGGAAGTGGGCGAGTGGGTGCTGGCCATTGGCTCTCCCTTTGGCTTTGACTATACAGTGACCGCCGGCATAGTCAGTGCCCTTGGCCGTTCGTTGCCAACCGAGAACTACGTACCGTTTATCCAGACCGATGTGGCTATCAATCCGGGGAACTCCGGCGGACCGTTGTTTAACCTTGATGGCGAAGTGGTTGGTATCAACTCCCAGATATACACTCGTTCCGGCGGGTTCATGGGCGTTTCCTTCGCCATTCCCATCGATGACGCCATGAACGTGTTCAACCAGATCCGCGACAAGGGCTTCGTTGCCCGTGGCTGGCTGGGTGTCTTGATTCAGGAAGTTAATCGTGATCTGGCGGAATCGTTCGGGCTCAAACGTCCCAGGGGGGCGTTGATTGCCGAGGTGATGGCCGGCTCGCCGGCTGAAGACGCGGGCCTGGAAGCAGGTGATATCGTGCTTGAATACGATGGGGATAGCGTCGAGCTGTCGTCGGATCTGCCACCGATGGTGGGGCGTACTCCGGTGGGTGAAACTGCCACGCTGACGGTGCTCCGCGAAGGCCGGGAAATAGAGCTGGAAGTAAAAATCGGCAAGCTGCCGGAGCAGGGCCATGATCAGGCAGTCGCGCCCGGCGCTGATCAGGGAGGCCCATCGTCGGCGCCCCTGGGGCTGGCGGTTGAACCACTCCCCGCAGAACTCGCTGAATCAATGGATCTGGAGGCCGGTGTTCTGGTGACTAACGTTGGCCGGGGGCCGGCACTGAATGCCGGTATTCGTCCCAGGGATGTGATTACCGAGATTCATCGCCAACCAGTGCGGACCGTTGAGGAGTTTCGTGACGTTGTGTCTTCCCTGCCGGATGACCGTGCCGTGTCGGTGCGTGTCGTGCGTCAGGGGCGGGCCATCTATCTTGTCATGAAGCCCTGATCCAGGTTGAGGTGAAGCCCCGGGTGTTCGTTCAGGGACATAGCCCGGGGCTTTTGTTACACTACAAAAAATAAACAAGAACGTCGGCCACGGATCGGACCTGCCCGTATGATGAACAAAAAGGAACTTCCCCTCAGGACACTTCTGAAACTCCGTAATGCCTGGGTCGCGTGGCTCCTGCTTGCGGCTTGTATTGTTATCACCTTGCTGCTGTGGCAGCTTTCCATACGCCTGGTTGAGGATCGCACCGAAGCCCGTTTCCGTACCCAGTCACTCCAGCTCAAAACCGCCATTGAAGAACGTCTGCTGAATCATGAGCAGGTTCTGGCCGGCAGTGCCGGCCTGTTCGCTGTGGCGGGAACCGTGAGCCGTGACCAATGGCGGGAGTACGTGGACAAAGTCGACATCGATCGTTACTACCCGGGCATTCAGGGGATCGGGTATGTGGAGCGTATCGGTGTCCGGAATATGGCGGATCACATTTCATCCGTTCGTGCTGAAGGTGTTCACAACTATCTGGTGACACCGCTGGGATCGGGGCCGGATTACTATCCGATGGTGTACCTGGAGCCCGGCACCGATCGTAATCGCAGGGCGCTGGGTTACGACGCGTTCAGCGATCCCATCCACCGCAGGGCGATGGAAGAAGCCCGTGATGGGGCAAAACCAACGGTTACCGGGAAAGTTATCCTGATTCAGGAAGAGGTGGCGGAAGATCAGGCCAGTTTCCTGATGTATTACCCGGTGTATCAGGGCGGAGACGTTCCGGAGCTTCGTGTGGAGCGCCGAATGATGCTCGCAGGCTTCGTGTTCAGCGCGTTTCGTATGAACAACCTGCTTGACGGTATCGTTGGTCTGATTTCGCCTTTCCTCGACGTGCGTATCTACGATGGTGATCAGGTTTCCCGGGATACGCTGATGTATGGTTCCAATCTGGGGTCACTGGATAACGACTTCAGCTTTGATATGAGCCAGACGATTCGCCACGGCGGCAGGAACTGGTTGTTGCAGACCCGCTCGACCCCTGCCTTCGATTATCTGGCTTCCGATCCCCGCCCGCCGATTGTGTTAGGGGCTGGCATTGTCATCAGTTTCCTGCTGTTCCTGTCCGCCCTCACACTGATTCGCTCCCGTATCCTGGCGCAGGTAGGCGCTGGCCGATACCGCGCCATTACCGAGGGTGCGGCCAATGTCACCCTGGTGCTCAGCCGTGAGGGCGAGCCTCAATACGCCAGTCCGTCTAGCAAGGATATATTGGGTTTTGATCCCGAAAAATTGCAGGAGCTGGATTTTGAGTCGATTGTCCATGGTGATGACTGGCCTCAGTTGGTGACGGGGTTTGAAGAATCCGTTGGTGCTCCGGGCAAGCAGATGCCGGTTATCCGTGCACGGGTCCGTGACGCCCACGGCCAGTGGCGGGACATGGAAGGAACCTATACCGCTATGCTGAATGTGCCGGGGGTAGACGGCGTGGTGTTGAGCTTGCGGGATCTGACCCAGTTGAAAGCGGCCCAGTCGGAGCTGCATCGCCTGGCATTTTATGACCCTCTGACGGGGCTGGCTAACCGTCAGTTGTTCCGTGACCGGCTGAATCACGTGGTTCGTCGCAGTCGTCGTAGTGGGGAGCCGGCGGCGCTGATGTTTCTGGATCTTGATGGCTTCAAGCGGATCAACGACACCCTGGGCCACGATTCCGGTGATGAGCTGCTCAAACGGGTCGCCCAGTGGCTTACGGGTTGTGTGCGGGAGGAGGATTCTGTTGCCCGCCTGGGCGGTGATGAGTTCGTGGTGCTGCTGTCGCATATCAGTGGTCCGGACGCTGCCGGCAAGGTGGCTGAAACCATCCTGCGGCGACTGTGTCAGCGAATCCGTCTGAATGAGCATGAAGTGGGGATTACGGTCAGTATCGGTATTACCATGATTCCGCACGACAGCGAGGAATCCGGCACGTTGATGAAGTACGCCGACCTTGCCATGTACCGGGCCAAGGAGATGGGCAGGAACACCTACCAGTTCTTTACTCCCGCGATGAATATCCAGGCGGCCCGTCGCCTGCTGCAGCAGGAGGAGTTGGCCACGGCCCTGGACGGAGACCGGTTTGTGCTGCACTACCAGCCCAAGGTGGATCTGGAAACTGAACGGGTTATCGGTGTCGAGGCGTTCTTGCGCTGGCACCATCCGGAGAAAGGTTTGGTGTCGGCACAGCAGTTTATAGGGCTTGCGGAAGAAACCGGCCTGATTGTGCGTCTGGGCGAGCTGGCCTTGCGGCAGGCCTGTATCCAGGTTCAGGCGCTTGAGCGAGCCGGGTTCGAGTCCCTGAAGATGGCGGTCAATCTCTCGGTGCGCCAGCTGACAGACTCCGGATTCCTGGATATGGTGCGTCAGGTGATCACCGAAACCGGCGTGTCGCCGGAGCGACTGGAGCTGGAAATGCCGGCCGAGTTGCTTAATGAGGACCCCCGCATGTTGCGGGATCTGCTGGTTTCCCTGCACGATCTGGGCGTTTGCCTGATTCTCGACGATTTCGGTACGGGATCATGCTCGCTCGTGGCACTGCAACAACTGCCGCTCAATGTTATCAAAATCGACCACCGGTTTATTCGCGACATCCCCTACAATGTCAGTGCTACTGATGTGGCGTCCGCCGTGATTGCCCTGGCCAGGAAACTGCACCTGACGGTTGTGGCCGAGGGTGTGGAAACCCCGCAACAGCTCAGCTTCCTGAAGACCGCCGGTTGCGCCCAGTGTCAGGGCAATCTGTTCAGCTATCCGCTGGACGAGGATGCCCTGATCGGCTTCCTGATTCGGCAGTATGAGCGACCGCTTATTTCCTGATCATGGCAATGGCGGCGAGTAACCGGTAAAATCACGCCGTTCCCGGACTGCGGTAGCGGCCCCTCCGGGCTCAATCCTTCGTCTTATATGAGTATTCATTGTCTGTGACTGAACTGAGCCGAATCCGTAACTTTTCCATCATCGCCCACATCGACCATGGTAAATCCACACTCGCGGACCGTTTTATCCAGGTTTGCGGTGGCCTGACCGACCGTGAAATGGCCGAACAGGTCCTGGACTCCATGGATCTTGAACGTGAGCGCGGGATTACCATCAAGGCCCAGAGCGTCACGCTCAACTACAAGGCCCGGGATGGTCAGGAATACAAGCTGAATTTTATCGATACCCCGGGGCATGTCGATTTCTCCTATGAGGTGTCGCGCTCTCTATACGCCTGTGAGGGGGCATTGCTGGTGGTGGATGCCGGGCAGGGCGTGGAAGCCCAGTCCGTGGCCAATTGCTACACCGCCATAGAGCAGGGTCTGGAAGTGGTACCGGTTCTCAATAAAATGGATCTGCCCCAGGCAGAGCCGGAACGGGTGGCTGCAGAGATTGAGGATATTATCGGTATTGAGGCGTCCGATGCCGTGCGTTGCAGTGCCAAGAGCGGACTGGGCGTTGAGGATGTACTGGAGGACCTGATCCGGAAGATTCCGCCGCCCAAGGGTGATCGGGGGGCCCCGTTGCAGGCACTGATCATTGATTCCTGGTTTGATAACTATCTGGGCGTGGTCTCCCTGGTGCGGGTCACCGAGGGTACCCTGAAAAAGGGTGACAAAATCGTGATCAAGTCCACGGGCAAGGCCTGGAACGCCGACAAGGTGGGCATCTTCAATCCCAAGCCAAAGGATACCGATGTTCTTGAGGCCGGTGATGTGGGCTTCGTGGTGGCGGGCATCAAGGACATCCATGGTGCGCCGGTGGGGGATACCATCGTGCATCAGAAGTTCTCGCAGGAGACACCGATGCTGCCGGGGTTCAAAAAAGTGAAACCCCAGGTGTACGCCGGTCTGTTCCCGGTCAGTGCGGATGATTATGACGATTTCCGGGATGCGCTGGAGAAACTGACCCTGAACGATGCCTCGCTGTTTTTCGAGCCGGAAAATTCCGATGCCCTGGGCTTCGGATTCCGTTGTGGCTTCCTCGGCATGCTCCACATGGAAATTATCCAGGAGCGGCTGGAGCGGGAATACGACATTGACCTCATTACCACCGCGCCGACGGTCATCTATGAGGTGCTGACCAAGCAGAATGAGACACTGTCGGTGGACAACCCGTCACGGCTTCCGGATGTTGGTTCCATAGAGGAAATGCGAGAGCCTATCGTCGAGGCCAACATTCTGGTGCCCCAGGAGCATCTTGGTAATGTCATCGCCCTGTGCGAAGAGAAGCGGGGTGTTCAAAAGCATATGCATTTCATGTCGACCCAGGTGCAGCTCACCTATGAGCTGCCCATGGCGGAAGTGGTGATGGATTTCTTTGATCGCATCAAGTCCGCAAGCCGTGGTTTTGCGTCTCTGGACTACCACTTCATCCGTTTCCAGCCGGCCAACCTGGTACGCCTTGATGTGTTGATCAATGGCGAGCGGGTGGATGCCCTGGCGTTGATCGTGCATAAGGAACAGGCTCACTACAAGGGCCGGCAGCTGATCGAAAAAATGAAGGAGCTGATTCCGCGCCAGATGTTTGATATTGCCATTCAGGCTGCCATCGGCACTCACGTGGTGTCACGGGTCACGGTGAAGGCGCTTCGCAAGAATGTAACCGCCAAGTGTTACGGTGGTGATGTGAGCCGTAAGAAGAAACTGCTGCAAAAGCAGAAAGAAGGTAAAAAACGCATGAAGCAACTGGGCAACGTTGAGGTGCCTCAGGAAGCCTTCCTTGCTGTACTGAAAGTGGATAAATAAAAGGCACCTGAATGGATATTGATTTTCCCCTGGTCCTGGTTGTACTGACGTTTGCAACAGGCCTTATCTGGCTGGCTGACAAGCTGTTTCTCCGCAAGCGCAGAATGGCCGGTGTGCCAGCCGGTGACGGTTCACAGGAAAATGAGGCGGAAGCCCCCAAAGAGCCCTATCTGGTAGACCTGAGTCGCTCCTTCTTTCCGGTGTTGGCAATTGTCCTGGTGCTGCGTTCCTTCCTGGTGGAGCCCTTCCAGATACCGTCAGGGTCCATGCTGCCGACTCTGGAAGTTGGTGATTTTATTCTGGTGAACAAGTTTGCCTATGGCTTGCGACTGCCCGTAGCAGGCACGAAGGTGCTTGAAGTCGATGATCCGGAGCGTGGGGACGTGATGGTCTTCCGTTACCCGGAGGATGGCCATACCAACTACATCAAGCGTGTGGTGGGGTTGCCCGGGGATCATATTCGCTACCGTAACAAGGAGCTGTTTATTAACGGTGACAAGGTGGAGTCGCAGTTCGTGGCGCGGCTACCACCGCTGGAACTTCGCCGGGAGGCTCTGGGGGAAACGGAGCATGACCTCTTTCTGACTTTGGGGCGTCCCGGCGGTTCCGGTGAAGGGGAATGGACAGTTCCCGAAGGGCATTACTTCGTGATGGGTGACAATCGTGACAACAGTAACGACAGTCGATACTGGGGAACAGTGCCCGACGAGCTGATTGTAGGTAAGGCATTTGCCATCTGGATGCACTGGAAATCGCTCACCAGTCTGCCATCCTTTGATCGTGTCGGCGGCATTGACTAATTCTCAAGGAGTGCAGTTCGAATGCAGAAGAATAAATTCTCCTCAATGAAGCGTCAGGGAGGGGCTTCGGCTCTCACCATGCTGGTTATGGTGCTGTTTTTTGGCAGCCTGCTGACACTGGTGATCAAACTGGGGCCGGCCTATCTGGATGACATTACTATTCAGGAAGCCCTGGAAGGGCTGGAAGGCACG
Proteins encoded in this region:
- the rpoE gene encoding RNA polymerase sigma factor RpoE, with the protein product MTQTKSRQAGQVAIDCKGPGNPSMTPDSDQYKGEIPDSQTDLQLVRKVRHGDRAAFDLLVVKYQSRVASIISRYVYDSQEVLDLTQETFVKAFRAMDRFRGDSAFYTWLYRIAVNTAKNFLESRGRRPQGSADVTEAENFEDGSRLRDNASPEKLLQREQLQQELGRAISNLPEELRSAFLLREYDGLSYEDIARILECPIGTVRSRIFRARDAVDRQLGPLLNNSLT
- a CDS encoding sigma-E factor negative regulatory protein: MDDRLRETLSAMMDDEADELSVRRLLSHGEQKDVRSQWQRWQQVRDIMHQGHVPEDVIDVSVGVRHALANSDTTCSERMPVDVSPSSRRWHWSAIAMVSLALIVGFGVGAGWDASELDGAVAGVAGVGEPVVSEETESKVQEVALQGLDEEQWDHLSRYLLEHAQHNSVGAGRGAVGYARLVSASAPAY
- a CDS encoding MucB/RseB C-terminal domain-containing protein, whose product is MYNWLAVIRDAGVSRFCFLVVAVFCLSWPAAVSGEAAAAAGNAPQSAEQWLARLGPALNMTSYRGVFVYARGDQVSSLQIAHRYRDGVVEERLVLQDGGSGEIVRKGMRVVCVLPDQGRVQLDQVIPSGPFAEAFSSQLMPVIRWYSPELMGEDRVAGYDVVKIALKARDEHRYSHRLWLEKSTGLLVKSHVRSDTDEVLEHFQFTSLEITDNLPDSEFEVQTEGKEVERTLGGDPSSSPAPRMDGWVLRWQPEGFMPAAAPRSGNGQAVAFSDGLAAFSVFVEPAGRISMPTGASRIGATTVYINQLDVEGRPFMVTVVGEVPPATAKKVAESVEVDNAMAYETATR
- a CDS encoding SoxR reducing system RseC family protein, with translation MITENGRVVAIDGERAWVQTIRNSACQSCAARHGCGQRALAGVTGGRANQVLVANELDARVGDEVTLAIDEAALLRASLLVYAVPLLLMVTGAVLGHGAGGQDLVAIAGALTGLAGGFMLIRWLQRRSAHRYEPRLIRIVPGMGGDVSANPTVS
- a CDS encoding DegQ family serine endoprotease is translated as MVFFFWAQGASARSLPDFTELVEDNSNAVVNISTTSKPARRGGYPGVPFDERQLEQLPEFFQEFFRGPQSPYGGSPGRAQPRQSMGSGFIVSKDGYVLTNNHVVEGADEIVVRLSDRRELQATLVGTDPRSDMAVLKIENGDDLPVVKIGRSRDLEVGEWVLAIGSPFGFDYTVTAGIVSALGRSLPTENYVPFIQTDVAINPGNSGGPLFNLDGEVVGINSQIYTRSGGFMGVSFAIPIDDAMNVFNQIRDKGFVARGWLGVLIQEVNRDLAESFGLKRPRGALIAEVMAGSPAEDAGLEAGDIVLEYDGDSVELSSDLPPMVGRTPVGETATLTVLREGREIELEVKIGKLPEQGHDQAVAPGADQGGPSSAPLGLAVEPLPAELAESMDLEAGVLVTNVGRGPALNAGIRPRDVITEIHRQPVRTVEEFRDVVSSLPDDRAVSVRVVRQGRAIYLVMKP
- a CDS encoding EAL domain-containing protein; the protein is MMNKKELPLRTLLKLRNAWVAWLLLAACIVITLLLWQLSIRLVEDRTEARFRTQSLQLKTAIEERLLNHEQVLAGSAGLFAVAGTVSRDQWREYVDKVDIDRYYPGIQGIGYVERIGVRNMADHISSVRAEGVHNYLVTPLGSGPDYYPMVYLEPGTDRNRRALGYDAFSDPIHRRAMEEARDGAKPTVTGKVILIQEEVAEDQASFLMYYPVYQGGDVPELRVERRMMLAGFVFSAFRMNNLLDGIVGLISPFLDVRIYDGDQVSRDTLMYGSNLGSLDNDFSFDMSQTIRHGGRNWLLQTRSTPAFDYLASDPRPPIVLGAGIVISFLLFLSALTLIRSRILAQVGAGRYRAITEGAANVTLVLSREGEPQYASPSSKDILGFDPEKLQELDFESIVHGDDWPQLVTGFEESVGAPGKQMPVIRARVRDAHGQWRDMEGTYTAMLNVPGVDGVVLSLRDLTQLKAAQSELHRLAFYDPLTGLANRQLFRDRLNHVVRRSRRSGEPAALMFLDLDGFKRINDTLGHDSGDELLKRVAQWLTGCVREEDSVARLGGDEFVVLLSHISGPDAAGKVAETILRRLCQRIRLNEHEVGITVSIGITMIPHDSEESGTLMKYADLAMYRAKEMGRNTYQFFTPAMNIQAARRLLQQEELATALDGDRFVLHYQPKVDLETERVIGVEAFLRWHHPEKGLVSAQQFIGLAEETGLIVRLGELALRQACIQVQALERAGFESLKMAVNLSVRQLTDSGFLDMVRQVITETGVSPERLELEMPAELLNEDPRMLRDLLVSLHDLGVCLILDDFGTGSCSLVALQQLPLNVIKIDHRFIRDIPYNVSATDVASAVIALARKLHLTVVAEGVETPQQLSFLKTAGCAQCQGNLFSYPLDEDALIGFLIRQYERPLIS
- the lepA gene encoding translation elongation factor 4; amino-acid sequence: MTELSRIRNFSIIAHIDHGKSTLADRFIQVCGGLTDREMAEQVLDSMDLERERGITIKAQSVTLNYKARDGQEYKLNFIDTPGHVDFSYEVSRSLYACEGALLVVDAGQGVEAQSVANCYTAIEQGLEVVPVLNKMDLPQAEPERVAAEIEDIIGIEASDAVRCSAKSGLGVEDVLEDLIRKIPPPKGDRGAPLQALIIDSWFDNYLGVVSLVRVTEGTLKKGDKIVIKSTGKAWNADKVGIFNPKPKDTDVLEAGDVGFVVAGIKDIHGAPVGDTIVHQKFSQETPMLPGFKKVKPQVYAGLFPVSADDYDDFRDALEKLTLNDASLFFEPENSDALGFGFRCGFLGMLHMEIIQERLEREYDIDLITTAPTVIYEVLTKQNETLSVDNPSRLPDVGSIEEMREPIVEANILVPQEHLGNVIALCEEKRGVQKHMHFMSTQVQLTYELPMAEVVMDFFDRIKSASRGFASLDYHFIRFQPANLVRLDVLINGERVDALALIVHKEQAHYKGRQLIEKMKELIPRQMFDIAIQAAIGTHVVSRVTVKALRKNVTAKCYGGDVSRKKKLLQKQKEGKKRMKQLGNVEVPQEAFLAVLKVDK
- the lepB gene encoding signal peptidase I, with product MDIDFPLVLVVLTFATGLIWLADKLFLRKRRMAGVPAGDGSQENEAEAPKEPYLVDLSRSFFPVLAIVLVLRSFLVEPFQIPSGSMLPTLEVGDFILVNKFAYGLRLPVAGTKVLEVDDPERGDVMVFRYPEDGHTNYIKRVVGLPGDHIRYRNKELFINGDKVESQFVARLPPLELRREALGETEHDLFLTLGRPGGSGEGEWTVPEGHYFVMGDNRDNSNDSRYWGTVPDELIVGKAFAIWMHWKSLTSLPSFDRVGGID